In a genomic window of Anoxybacter fermentans:
- a CDS encoding group II intron maturase-specific domain-containing protein yields MIRGWANYFRIANCKTVFARLMEWIRRRLRMKKMKEWKSWGYRGEFKKISMRR; encoded by the coding sequence ATTATCAGGGGATGGGCGAATTATTTCAGGATAGCAAATTGTAAGACAGTCTTTGCCAGGTTAATGGAATGGATAAGGCGAAGACTGAGGATGAAGAAGATGAAAGAGTGGAAGAGTTGGGGCTATCGAGGGGAGTTCAAAAAGATTTCGATGAGGAGATGA